One Oncorhynchus nerka isolate Pitt River linkage group LG5, Oner_Uvic_2.0, whole genome shotgun sequence genomic window carries:
- the LOC135571683 gene encoding trichohyalin-like: ERERKKRERERERERKERERKREREREREREREREKEERERKREREKEREREREREREREKEREREREREREREREKERERKREREREKEREKERERKREREREREREKEKKREKERERKRERERKKERERRERERERERERERERERERKREREREREREREREREREREREREREREREREREREKEREREKERERERERKRERERERERKRERERKRERERESEREKERERERERERKREKERERKERDRWRERKGGKREREREKEREKREKEREKRERKREKERERKRERERERERKRERERKRERERKREREREREREREREREREKERERERERKREKARKREKAREREREKARERERKRERERESERERKREKARERESERERKRERESEREKAREREREREREKERERERERKREREREREREREKERERKRERERERERKRERDRWRERKGEKEKCNSLIS, translated from the exons gaaagagagagaaaaaagagagagagagaaagagagagagagagaaaagagagagagagaaagagagagagagagagagagagagagagagagagagagagagagaaagaagagagagagagaaagagagagagagagaaagagagagagagagagagagaaagagagagagaaagagagaaagagagagaaagagagagagaaagagagagagaaagagagagagagaaagagagagagagaaagagagagagagaaagagaaaaagagagagaaaaagagagagagagaaagagagagagagagagagagagagagagagagaaagagaaaaagagagagaaagagagagagagaaagagagagagagagagaaagaaagagagagagagaagagaaagagagagagagagagagagagagagagagagagagagagagagagagagaaagagagagagagagagagagagagaaagagagagagagagagagagagagagagagagagagagagagagagagagagaaagagagagagagagagagagagagagagagaaagagagagagagagagaaagagagagagagagaaagagagagaaagcgagagagagagagagaaagagagagaaagcgagaaagagagagaaagcgagagagagagagagaaagcgagagagagaaagagagagaaagagagagagaaagagagagaaagagagagaaagagagagagagaaaagagagagacagatggagggaaaggaaaggtgggaagagagagagagagagagagaaagagagagaga agagagagaaagagagagagaagagagagagaaagagagagaaagagagagaaagaaagagagagagagagagagagagagagagaaagagagagagagagagaaagagagagagagagagaaagagagagagagagagagaaagagagagagagagagaaagagagagagagagagagaaagagagagagagagagagagagagaaagagagagaaagcgagaaagagagagaaagcgagagagagagagagagagaaagcgagagagagagagagaaagcgagagagagagagagaaagcgagagagagagaaagcgagagaaagcgagagagagagaaagcgagagagagagaaagcgagagagagaaagcgagagagagaaagcgagagagagagagagagagagagagagagagaaagagagagagagagaaagagagagaaagcgagagagagagagagagagagagagagagagagagaaagagagagagagaaagagagagagagaaagagagagagagagaaagagagagagagacagatggagggaaagGAAAGGTGAGAAGGAAAAATGCAATTCTCTGATAAGTTAA